The genomic DNA CTTTATCTCGAACATAACAGAGTTGGGTTTCCTTTCCTTGGGTGTCCTCTAAAAAATGAAGCCATTTTCTTAGTGAGACTGCAATTAGATTTTCAAGTTTTGCTCCCTCATCCGTTCTAAGGGATCCCGTATCGTAAAAATAAACCTTGGGTTCTTTAAGAATAGATCGAGCAAGATTTTTTCGATAAGGAGTCATCAAGAATATAACATACATATGCTCTAGAATTTGAATCCAATGCTTGACCGTATGAGGAGAGACTTGAAGGTCTTGGGCTAAAGACGCGTAAGAAATTCTTGATCCTGCTCGATCTCGAAGGAGATCAACGAGAAGCATCAGAGATGGAACTTCACGGATGGGTTCTAAATCTTGAATGTCTTCTCGAATAATTCGTTCCAGATGCTGTTTACGCCAACGTTTTGAATAGATTTCAGATTGTGAAAGAAAAGGTTCCGGAAAATTTCCCAGTGTCATCAATTGTGTGAGAAGGGCTTGAGGCGAATCGTATCCCTTGAGTTCTGCAATAGAAAGAGGATACAGGTGATGAAGAAAATATCTCCCCGCCATAGAATCTCCCCCCCGTCGGTAGAGGTCTAACCTTGCGCTTCCCGTGACAAGAATTCGAGGGGGAATTCCTTCTTTGTCGTAGACACCCTTGAGTCGAGACTTCCAGTTTTTAAGTTTGTGAATTTCATCAAAGATGATGAGGGGGGACTTTCGGTCCCATTCCTGTTTAAGAATGATTTTTCGGTCACTTTCAGCGTCCCAAGTGAGATAGTAAGCCTTTGGCCAAAGGCTAGAAAGAGATTTAGCCAAGGTGGTTTTCCCGGCTTGGCGTGGGCCTGTGATGAAAACCATTTTCTTTTCGAGATCTTCAGCGATGGTTTTATTTTGGGTTCTTTGCATACACGACCATTATGCACCCAATTGCATTTTAGTCAAGACCAAAATGCAATTGGGTCATTTTAGTCTTAATTTGGAATGATACGATAGGTGATGGGGCAGCTGGATAAAACGAGAAGCATTCCTAGAAACGTATCGATGAGAAATGGAGTGAAGGCATTGCCTTTAAGTCTTTTCATCTGAAAATTAGCAAAGAAAAATTTTGGGATTAAAAAAAAGGGAAGGAGAGCTAGACCCCAGGGGATGAAAAGAACGGTGAAGAACATGAGGCTTCTTTCCAGGATTCCATAAGCTTTTTCAAGGGGTTCAAGATAGGGGGTGGAAAATCTCTCAGGGAAAAAGGTTGATTTGAATGTTGCAAGAATGAAAGTCCCCGCAAAACTGACCGTCATTAAGCAAATTAAAAAAACAATGAGACGATGATTGTTATAAAGTTGGATAAAAGAAGAAGAGGTTTGTCTGAAAGGTGATATTTCTTTTCCCAAGGGTGTTAAAAAAATAAGGGCCAGGGTCGCTATGTGAAGGAGTTGATCTACCATGAAGACAAAGAAATTATTAGGGTTTTTAATTTTCTGTGTGATTTGGAGCTTGAACCAATCTTGAAGAAAGTGGCCAAGAATATTAATCAGAATAATGCCCCAGAAGAGAGGCACTTTAAAATAGGGCCAATTGAGGGCGGCCATGGTGAGTCCCACAATGGTTGCATGAATCA from Chlamydiota bacterium includes the following:
- a CDS encoding ATP-binding protein, which produces MQRTQNKTIAEDLEKKMVFITGPRQAGKTTLAKSLSSLWPKAYYLTWDAESDRKIILKQEWDRKSPLIIFDEIHKLKNWKSRLKGVYDKEGIPPRILVTGSARLDLYRRGGDSMAGRYFLHHLYPLSIAELKGYDSPQALLTQLMTLGNFPEPFLSQSEIYSKRWRKQHLERIIREDIQDLEPIREVPSLMLLVDLLRDRAGSRISYASLAQDLQVSPHTVKHWIQILEHMYVIFLMTPYRKNLARSILKEPKVYFYDTGSLRTDEGAKLENLIAVSLRKWLHFLEDTQGKETQLCYVRDKEKREVDFLVTIDQKIEFLIEVKNSDAEVSPSLYYFQNLLKPTQSIQLVQNLDRIRHSKGVSLIPAADWLSQLDI
- a CDS encoding DUF3307 domain-containing protein, which codes for MFIFLRFLLAHLIGDFPLQSRSVYRAKVKNIYGKMIHATIVGLTMAALNWPYFKVPLFWGIILINILGHFLQDWFKLQITQKIKNPNNFFVFMVDQLLHIATLALIFLTPLGKEISPFRQTSSSFIQLYNNHRLIVFLICLMTVSFAGTFILATFKSTFFPERFSTPYLEPLEKAYGILERSLMFFTVLFIPWGLALLPFFLIPKFFFANFQMKRLKGNAFTPFLIDTFLGMLLVLSSCPITYRIIPN